A genomic region of Thunnus albacares chromosome 4, fThuAlb1.1, whole genome shotgun sequence contains the following coding sequences:
- the tcta gene encoding T-cell leukemia translocation-altered gene protein homolog — translation MEEPWDFEFLSRIADSCLSFLSEFVDDWLANDMRVSIFKILLSWLIFSLIAIHFAWKVYGDTVNDMYYRQGTGQNGGTPDTVPHLSGWESTAGDTLKTHRD, via the exons ATGGAGGAACCGTGGGACTTTGAGTTTTTATCCCGCATCGCCGACAGCTGCTTGTCGTTTCTCTCCGAGTTTGTGGACGACTGGCTCGCCAACGACATGCGAGTCTCCATATTCAAAATCTTATTAAGCTGGTTAATTTTTAGTCTCATCGCGATTCATTTTGCATGGAAGGTCTACGGGGATACAGTGAACGATATGTATTATCGACAAG GGACTGGACAAAACGGAGGCACACCTGATACTGTACCTCACCTGAGTGGATG GGAAAGCACAGCAGGAGACACCCTGAAGACTCATCGAGATTGA
- the brpf3a gene encoding bromodomain and PHD finger-containing protein 3 isoform X1 produces the protein MRKVRRWECETVISGLNMGRGRGRGRGRGRGSSGQLRPPSPYRLQLSPSRETLTYAQAQKIVEVDLDGRLHRINITDPLPVITEDEMMAQDIAECNSNKENSEQTQSKTRSWRKPSNSKGRRSKNTSHQNQRSGSQQQTGSTNSLQHPSQQTPLPEPTFRVLSSVCPSEAPPLPAAYYRYIEKSGEEQDSVAEYDMDEEDLAWLEMVNQKRVSDGHASVSADTFELLIDRLERESILESRSQALSQSAVDEDAFCCVCLDDECLNSNVILFCDICNLAVHQECYGVPYVPEGQWLCRCCLQSPSRPVDCVLCPNRGGAFKQTSDGRWAHVVCAIWIPEVCFANTVFLEPVEGVKNIPPARWKLTCYLCKQKGRGASIQCHKANCYRAFHVTCAQKAGLFMKIDPVRETGVNGTTFSVKKTAFCEHHSPVGSRRDGSGDESVEGRLVGGRGNRGQRSYTQSPPPPPNKKATKGQKKKNTKGSGGSTRRSTVPVLLVPQIPSHRLNKICTGVEVQRKNQFMQRLHNYWLLKRQSRNGMPLIRRLHSHLQAHKTAEQKEPDEKLCAAREELRYWQKLRQDLERARLLVELIRKRERLKREQMKIQQAALELKLTPALVLLRSTLEQLQEKDTAKIFSEPVNLSEVPDYLEFISQPMDFSTMRKKLEGHAYCSIADLEKDFDLMISNCLKYNSKDTMFHRAALQLREVGGAVLRHAHRQSQSIGLDPSTGMHLPESPNKHGFYHCTWDDVDSLLDPENRLHLTTDEQLKVLLDKLDMVTSMRSSGGRTKRIRLLRREINTLRQKMNQQQQNAQSVNGKDKDDEGKEEEEEEEEEDDEEEEEKEKKKQKTNIVDNGVLTTVSNSGADDSPPVLELTCPVSSPLPGDAPLEPPVLGIVPGGRRSPGRSYKRQRSSRSGSKSQGEDEAEVGETPSLQPEAVHEVTPLGTPPTLPLVGVGRRTSVLFKKAKNGARVTKNKSPPRQNGKATNGLGSNPASPNSPGVTNITTLPPTPNASPTPPSPSSHHLRSRGHSSESEADKLPPPPREGGLTNGKHTSVDQDDDQKLNCSVSPPKRSRGKPALAKVPGSENGDISGAGKSTLLSLDSERELAPLDLVWAKCRGYPSYPAMIVDPDMPQEGLLHNGIPIPVPPVEVLKLGEWRQTEAGDKLFLVLFFDTKRTWQWLPQNKLLPMGMDDTVDKLRLMEGKKPSVRKSVHTAYDRAMVHLNHVRGNLNFTPSNFI, from the exons ATGCGGAAGGTGAGGAGGTGGGAATGTGAGACAGTTATTAGCGGACTCAACATGGGTAGGGGCCGAGgtagagggagaggaaggggcAGGGGCTCATCTGGCCAGTTGCGGCCCCCCTCGCCCTACAGACTGCAGCTCTCTCCATCCAGGGAGACACTGACATATGCTCAGGCACAGAAAATAGTGGAAGTGGACCTAGATGGAAGGCTCCATCGGATTAACATCACAGATCCTTTGCCGGTCATAACCGAGGACGAGATGATGGCCCAGGACATTGCTGAGTGCAACAGCAACAAGGAGAACAGTGAACAGACGCAGAGTAAAACCAGGTCGTGGAGGAAACCTTCAAACAGTAAAGGCAGGAGGAGTAAAAATACTTCTCACCAGAATCAACGCTCTGGCTCCCAGCAGCAAACCGGATCTACTAATTCCCTCCAGCACCCGTCCCAGCAAACCCCTCTGCCTGAGCCCACCTTCCGTGTGCTGAGTTCAGTTTGCCCTTCAGAGGCACCTCCTCTCCCAGCAGCCTACTACCGTTACATAGAAAAGTCAGGGGAGGAACAGGACAGTGTGGCTGAGTACGACATGGACGAGGAGGATCTGGCCTGGCTAGAGATGGTGAACCAAAAGAGAGTGTCTGACGGCCATGCCTCTGTTTCTGCGGACACTTTTGAGCTGTTGATCGACCGCCTAGAGAGGGAGTCCATCCTGGAATCCCGTAGCCAGGCACTGTCACAGAGCGCTGTCGACGAGGATGCCTTCTGCTGTGTCTGCCTGGATGACGAATGTCTGAACAGTAATGTCATCCTGTTCTGTGACATCTGCAATCTGGCTGTCCACCAGGAGTGTTACGGTGTGCCATACGTCCCTGAGGGCCAGTGGCTGTGCCGCTGCTGCCTGCAGTCCCCTTCCCGTCCTGTAGACTGTGTGCTCTGTCCCAACCGAGGAGGTGCCTTCAAACAGACAAGTGATGGACGTTGGGCCCATGTTGTCTGTGCCATATGGATCCCAGAGGTGTGCTTTGCCAACACAGTGTTCTTGGAGCCTGTTGAGGGGGTCAAGAACATCCCTCCTGCTCGCTGGAAGCTCACCTGCTACCTGTGTAAGCAGAAAGGCAGGGGAGCATCCATTCAGTGCCACAAAGCCAACTGCTACAGGGCCTTTCACGTCACCTGCGCCCAGAAGGCCGGCCTATTTATGAAGATAGACCCGGTCCGGGAGACGGGTGTTAACGGTACCACGTTCTCTGTGAAGAAGACCGCTTTCTGTGAGCATCATTCTCCAGTGGGGTCTCGGCGGGATGGGTCTGGAGACGAGTCAGTTGAAGGGAGACTGGTGGGCGGTAGAGGTAACCGCGGTCAAAGGTCCTACACTCAAAGTCCCCCGCCACCACCGAATAAGAAGGCTACCAAGGGCcagaaaaagaagaatacaAAAGGGTCTGGTGGGTCGACACGTCGCTCAACTGTGCCTGTGCTGCTCGTGCCTCAGATTCCCTCTCACAG GCTGAACAAGATCTGCACAGGAGTTGAAGTCCAGAGGAAGAATCAGTTCATGCAGAGGCTTCATAACTACTGGTTACTGAAACGACAGTCTCGAAATGGGATGCCTTTAATACGCCGACTGCATTCCCATCTACAGGCGCACAAGACTGCAGAACAG AAAGAGCCTGATGAGAAGCTGTGTGCTGCAAGAGAGGAGCTACGATACTGGCAAAAGCTGAGGCAAGACTTGGAAAGAGCCAGGCTTTTGGTGGAACTCATCCGCAAGAGAGAGAGGCTAAAGAGAGAGCAG ATGAAAATTCAGCAGGCTGCTCTTGAACTGAAGTTGACCCCTGCATTGGTGCTTCTCCGATCAACCTTGGAGCAACTGCAAGAGAAGGACACGGCCAAAATCTTCTCTGAGCCTGTCAATCTATCAGAG GTCCCAGATTATCTGGAGTTTATTTCCCAACCCATGGACTTCTCCACCATGCGTAAGAAGCTGGAGGGACACGCCTACTGCTCCATCGCGGACCTTGAGAAGGACTTTGACCTCATGATCTCCAACTGCCTCAAGTACAACTCCAAGGACACCATGTTCCACAGAGCAGCCTTACAACTGCGGGAGGTGGGTGGAGCTGTCCTCCGCCACGCCCACAGACAGTCTCAGAGCATCGGCCTGGACCCCAGCACTGGCATGCACCTCCCAGAGTCTCCAAACAAACATGGCTTCTACCACTGTACGTGGGATGACG TTGACTCTCTCTTGGACCCAGAAAACAGACTTCACTTGACCACAGACGAGCAGCTAAAGGTTTTACTGGATAAACTGGACATGGTGACATCTATGCGTTCCAGTGGCGGCAGAACCAAACGCATCAGGTTACTGCGCCGAGAGATCAACACTCTCAGGCAAAAGAtgaaccagcagcagcaaaacGCTCAGTCCGTGAATGGTAAGGACAAGGACGATGAaggaaaggaagaagaggaagaagaggaggaggaggacgatgaagaagaggaagagaaggaaaagaaaaagcagaagacaAACATTGTGGATAATGGAGTTTTGACAACAGTGTCCAACTCCGGGGCAG ATGACTCTCCGCCTGTGCTAGAACTTACATGCCCGGTGTCATCGCCGCTGCCGGGAGACGCCCCACTCGAACCTCCTGTCCTGGGCATCGTACCTGGAGGACGAAGGTCACCCGGGCGCTCCTACAAGCGCCAGAGATCATCCCGCAGTGGGAGCAAAAGCCAAGGTGAAGATGAGGCTGAAGTCGGTGAAACACCGTCTTTGCAACCGGAGGCTGTTCACGAGGTCACACCACTGGGGACGCCACCAACTCTGCCTTTGGTCGGAGTCGGTCGCCGTACGTCTGTGCTGTTCAAGAAAGCTAAAAATGGGGCGCGAGTCACAAAGAACAAATCCCCGCCACGACAGAACGGAAAAGCCACAAACGGCTTGGGTAGCAATCCTGCCAGCCCGAATTCACCAGGTGTCACCAACATCACCACCTTACCTCCGACTCCAAACGCCTCCCCTacacctccctctccttcctcgcACCACCTGAGATCCAGAGGCCACAGTTCAGAAAGTGAAGCAGACAAACTCCCTCCACCACCCAGAGAAGGAG GCCTGACAAATGGAAAGCACACCTCCGTTGACCAGGACGATGACCAAAAACTAAA CTGTAGCGTCTCCCCACCCAAACGTAGTCGGGGTAAACCTGCACTGGCTAAAGTCCCTGGCAGTGAGAATGGAGACATCTCTGGGGCTG GAAAGTCTACGCTTCTGTCTTTAGATAGCGAGAGGGAGCTCGCACCTCTGGACCTAGTTTGGGCCAAATGCAGAGGATATCCATCATACCCAGCAATG ATTGTTGACCCAGACATGCCCCAGGAAGGGCTTCTTCACAACGGCATCCCCATCCCAGTGCCTCCTGTGGAGGTGCTCAAACTGGGCGAGTGGAGACAAACGGAAGCTGGCGATAAGCTCTTCTTAGTGCTGTTCTTTGACACCAAAAGAACTTG GCAATGGCTCCCTCAAAATAAACTGCTGCCGATGGGGATGGACGACACTGTAGACAAACTGCGCTTGATGGAAGGAAAGAAACCCAGCGTTCGCAAGTCTGTACACACTGCGTACGACCGGGCCATGGTGCATTTAAACCACGTGAGAGGAAATCTCAACTTCACTCCCTCCAATTTTATATGA
- the mon1bb gene encoding vacuolar fusion protein MON1 homolog B, giving the protein MERDSHQEGEAQGVKICDPPSESNPPVYTLATSLSLLGNHMFPDPVEKSDSGTANKEEPADSFISDITAEEPSLDAEPHSNQVTKLDTDETENPECQNIASTQPPDRGAEDAADNDQNDSGEFVVTMLAKAKLEEQGLGVKGRSSPLLEAGTQESPAFMSHRDEDVTAESWRQHRKHVFVLSEAGKPIYSRYGSEEALSSTMGVMMALVSFVQSGDNIIRSVYSEEHTVVFLQKGPLVLVCVSSSRQSEQQLRGELLYVYYQIISMLTQASISRIFEHKKNYDLRRLLAGSEKILDGLLNLVDSDPSFLLAAVHCLPLASSLRDSLSQILQKAITPNLVFSILIAKNQLLTIVQEKNVIEDSRLEPADVHLLLNLIGASSAFQAGEIWTPICLPLFNPDCYFYAYISYLDPPECTVCLLLLSTDKEAFYAVAECKRKIEEAMVAQNSLSLIAKAQSYSVSQVGVSDLRHFMYKPFDVPDNYRQLTQFTSPEMEAPYSSEEEKMRLLDLYRYMHSRIHSTSRPLKLIYHVAERETLLAWVTSKFELYTCFSPLVTKACAITAITKLLRWIKKEEDRLFIRYPPKYSTTPNPSKSSRGGKSDQQDSTDNGFLSLL; this is encoded by the exons ATGGAGAGAGACAGTCATCAAGAAGGAGAGGCACAGGGAGTGAAGATTTGTGATCCTCCCTCTGAGAGCAATCCACcag tgtacACCTTGGCAACTTCTCTCTCCCTTTTGGGTAATCACATGTTTCCTGATCCGGTGGAGAAAAGCGACAGTGGCACTGCAAACAAAGAGGAGCCTGcagattcattcatttcagaCATCACCGCAGAGGAGCCCAGTCTGGATGCAGAGCCTCATTCTAACCAGGTAACAAAGCTAGACACCGATGAGACGGAAAACCCTGAGTGTCAGAACATCGCATCCACCCAGCCACCTGACAGAGGAGCCGAGGATGCCGCGGACAATGACCAGAATGACTCTGGGGAGTTTGTTGTTACAATGCTGGCCAAGGCCAAGCTCGAGGAGCAGGGTTTAGGTGTGAAGGGGAGGTCATCTCCTTTGTTGGAGGCAGGCACCCAGGAATCTCCTGCATTTATGTCTCATCGTGACGAGGATGTGACAGCTGAAAGCTGGCGGCAGCACAGAAAGCATGTTTTTGTGCTTAGTGAAGCAGGCAAGCCCATCTATTCCCGGTACGGCAGTGAAGAGGCTCTTTCATCTACAATGGGAGTCATGATGGCACTGGTGTCTTTTGTCCAAAGTGGAGATAATATCATCCGCTCAGTGTATTCAG AGGAGCACACCGTGGTTTTCTTACAGAAAGGGCCTCTTGTGCTGGTGTGCGTCTCGAGCAGTCGTCAATCTGAGCAGCAGCTGCGTGGAGAGCTCCTCTATGTGTACTATCAGATCATCAGTATGCTCACCCAGGCCAGCATATCTCGCATCTTTGAACACAAGAAAAACTACGACCTGAGGAGACTACTGGCGGGCTCGGAGAAGATTCTGGATGGCCTTCTCAACCTGGTGGATTCGGACCCTAGCTTCCTGCTGGCTGCAGTGCACTGCTTGCCCCTAGCTTCTTCTCTCAGGGACTCTCTCAGCCAGATCCTGCAGAAAGCGATCACCCCCAACCTGGTATTCTCCATCCTCATTGCCAAGAACCAGCTACTCACCATCGTCCAAGAAAAAAACGTTATCGAGGACAGCAGGCTGGAGCCCGCTGACGTCCACCTCCTGCTCAACCTCATCGGAGCCTCTTCTGCCTTTCAGGCTGGGGAGATCTGGACTCCCatctgcctccctctctttaATCCTGACTGTTACTTTTATGCATACATTTCTTACCTGGACCCTCCAGAATGCACCGTTTGTTTGCTGCTGCTCTCAACAGACAAGGAAGCTTTCTACGCTGTGGCCGAGTGCAAGAGGAAGATAGAGGAGGCCATGGTGGCTCAAAACTCCCTGAGCCTCATCGCTAAAGCCCAGTCGTACAGCGTGAGCCAGGTGGGCGTCTCAGACCTCAGACACTTCATGTACAAGCCCTTTGATGTGCCAGACAACTACCGCCAGCTCACTCAATTCAccag CCCAGAGATGGAGGCACCATACAGCagtgaagaggagaaaatgagacTGCTGGATCTTTATCGTTATATGCACAGCCGCATCCACAGCACCTCACGACCCCTCAAGCTCATCTACCATGTCGCTGAGAGGGAAACTCTGCTAGCCTGG GTCACAAGTAAATTTGAGCTGTACACCTGCTTTAGTCCTCTGGTGACAAAGGCCTGTGCCATTACTGCTATCACTAAGCTTCTGAGGTGGATCAAAAAGGAGGAAGACCGCCTCTTCATCAGATACCCCCCAAAGTATTCAACCACCCCAAACCCCAGCAAGAGCTCTCGAGGTGGAAAATCTGACCAGCAAGACTCCACAGATAATGGCTTCTTATCTCTTCTATAA
- the brpf3a gene encoding bromodomain and PHD finger-containing protein 3 isoform X2 — protein sequence MRKVRRWECETVISGLNMGRGRGRGRGRGRGSSGQLRPPSPYRLQLSPSRETLTYAQAQKIVEVDLDGRLHRINITDPLPVITEDEMMAQDIAECNSNKENSEQTQSKTRSWRKPSNSKGRRSKNTSHQNQRSGSQQQTGSTNSLQHPSQQTPLPEPTFRVLSSVCPSEAPPLPAAYYRYIEKSGEEQDSVAEYDMDEEDLAWLEMVNQKRVSDGHASVSADTFELLIDRLERESILESRSQALSQSAVDEDAFCCVCLDDECLNSNVILFCDICNLAVHQECYGVPYVPEGQWLCRCCLQSPSRPVDCVLCPNRGGAFKQTSDGRWAHVVCAIWIPEVCFANTVFLEPVEGVKNIPPARWKLTCYLCKQKGRGASIQCHKANCYRAFHVTCAQKAGLFMKIDPVRETGVNGTTFSVKKTAFCEHHSPVGSRRDGSGDESVEGRLVGGRGNRGQRSYTQSPPPPPNKKATKGQKKKNTKGSGGSTRRSTVPVLLVPQIPSHRLNKICTGVEVQRKNQFMQRLHNYWLLKRQSRNGMPLIRRLHSHLQAHKTAEQKEPDEKLCAAREELRYWQKLRQDLERARLLVELIRKRERLKREQMKIQQAALELKLTPALVLLRSTLEQLQEKDTAKIFSEPVNLSEVPDYLEFISQPMDFSTMRKKLEGHAYCSIADLEKDFDLMISNCLKYNSKDTMFHRAALQLREVGGAVLRHAHRQSQSIGLDPSTGMHLPESPNKHGFYHCTWDDVDSLLDPENRLHLTTDEQLKVLLDKLDMVTSMRSSGGRTKRIRLLRREINTLRQKMNQQQQNAQSVNGKDKDDEGKEEEEEEEEEDDEEEEEKEKKKQKTNIVDNGVLTTVSNSGADDSPPVLELTCPVSSPLPGDAPLEPPVLGIVPGGRRSPGRSYKRQRSSRSGSKSQGEDEAEVGETPSLQPEAVHEVTPLGTPPTLPLVGVGRRTSVLFKKAKNGARVTKNKSPPRQNGKATNGLGSNPASPNSPGVTNITTLPPTPNASPTPPSPSSHHLRSRGHSSESEADKLPPPPREGGLTNGKHTSVDQDDDQKLNCSVSPPKRSRGKPALAKVPGSENGDISGADSERELAPLDLVWAKCRGYPSYPAMIVDPDMPQEGLLHNGIPIPVPPVEVLKLGEWRQTEAGDKLFLVLFFDTKRTWQWLPQNKLLPMGMDDTVDKLRLMEGKKPSVRKSVHTAYDRAMVHLNHVRGNLNFTPSNFI from the exons ATGCGGAAGGTGAGGAGGTGGGAATGTGAGACAGTTATTAGCGGACTCAACATGGGTAGGGGCCGAGgtagagggagaggaaggggcAGGGGCTCATCTGGCCAGTTGCGGCCCCCCTCGCCCTACAGACTGCAGCTCTCTCCATCCAGGGAGACACTGACATATGCTCAGGCACAGAAAATAGTGGAAGTGGACCTAGATGGAAGGCTCCATCGGATTAACATCACAGATCCTTTGCCGGTCATAACCGAGGACGAGATGATGGCCCAGGACATTGCTGAGTGCAACAGCAACAAGGAGAACAGTGAACAGACGCAGAGTAAAACCAGGTCGTGGAGGAAACCTTCAAACAGTAAAGGCAGGAGGAGTAAAAATACTTCTCACCAGAATCAACGCTCTGGCTCCCAGCAGCAAACCGGATCTACTAATTCCCTCCAGCACCCGTCCCAGCAAACCCCTCTGCCTGAGCCCACCTTCCGTGTGCTGAGTTCAGTTTGCCCTTCAGAGGCACCTCCTCTCCCAGCAGCCTACTACCGTTACATAGAAAAGTCAGGGGAGGAACAGGACAGTGTGGCTGAGTACGACATGGACGAGGAGGATCTGGCCTGGCTAGAGATGGTGAACCAAAAGAGAGTGTCTGACGGCCATGCCTCTGTTTCTGCGGACACTTTTGAGCTGTTGATCGACCGCCTAGAGAGGGAGTCCATCCTGGAATCCCGTAGCCAGGCACTGTCACAGAGCGCTGTCGACGAGGATGCCTTCTGCTGTGTCTGCCTGGATGACGAATGTCTGAACAGTAATGTCATCCTGTTCTGTGACATCTGCAATCTGGCTGTCCACCAGGAGTGTTACGGTGTGCCATACGTCCCTGAGGGCCAGTGGCTGTGCCGCTGCTGCCTGCAGTCCCCTTCCCGTCCTGTAGACTGTGTGCTCTGTCCCAACCGAGGAGGTGCCTTCAAACAGACAAGTGATGGACGTTGGGCCCATGTTGTCTGTGCCATATGGATCCCAGAGGTGTGCTTTGCCAACACAGTGTTCTTGGAGCCTGTTGAGGGGGTCAAGAACATCCCTCCTGCTCGCTGGAAGCTCACCTGCTACCTGTGTAAGCAGAAAGGCAGGGGAGCATCCATTCAGTGCCACAAAGCCAACTGCTACAGGGCCTTTCACGTCACCTGCGCCCAGAAGGCCGGCCTATTTATGAAGATAGACCCGGTCCGGGAGACGGGTGTTAACGGTACCACGTTCTCTGTGAAGAAGACCGCTTTCTGTGAGCATCATTCTCCAGTGGGGTCTCGGCGGGATGGGTCTGGAGACGAGTCAGTTGAAGGGAGACTGGTGGGCGGTAGAGGTAACCGCGGTCAAAGGTCCTACACTCAAAGTCCCCCGCCACCACCGAATAAGAAGGCTACCAAGGGCcagaaaaagaagaatacaAAAGGGTCTGGTGGGTCGACACGTCGCTCAACTGTGCCTGTGCTGCTCGTGCCTCAGATTCCCTCTCACAG GCTGAACAAGATCTGCACAGGAGTTGAAGTCCAGAGGAAGAATCAGTTCATGCAGAGGCTTCATAACTACTGGTTACTGAAACGACAGTCTCGAAATGGGATGCCTTTAATACGCCGACTGCATTCCCATCTACAGGCGCACAAGACTGCAGAACAG AAAGAGCCTGATGAGAAGCTGTGTGCTGCAAGAGAGGAGCTACGATACTGGCAAAAGCTGAGGCAAGACTTGGAAAGAGCCAGGCTTTTGGTGGAACTCATCCGCAAGAGAGAGAGGCTAAAGAGAGAGCAG ATGAAAATTCAGCAGGCTGCTCTTGAACTGAAGTTGACCCCTGCATTGGTGCTTCTCCGATCAACCTTGGAGCAACTGCAAGAGAAGGACACGGCCAAAATCTTCTCTGAGCCTGTCAATCTATCAGAG GTCCCAGATTATCTGGAGTTTATTTCCCAACCCATGGACTTCTCCACCATGCGTAAGAAGCTGGAGGGACACGCCTACTGCTCCATCGCGGACCTTGAGAAGGACTTTGACCTCATGATCTCCAACTGCCTCAAGTACAACTCCAAGGACACCATGTTCCACAGAGCAGCCTTACAACTGCGGGAGGTGGGTGGAGCTGTCCTCCGCCACGCCCACAGACAGTCTCAGAGCATCGGCCTGGACCCCAGCACTGGCATGCACCTCCCAGAGTCTCCAAACAAACATGGCTTCTACCACTGTACGTGGGATGACG TTGACTCTCTCTTGGACCCAGAAAACAGACTTCACTTGACCACAGACGAGCAGCTAAAGGTTTTACTGGATAAACTGGACATGGTGACATCTATGCGTTCCAGTGGCGGCAGAACCAAACGCATCAGGTTACTGCGCCGAGAGATCAACACTCTCAGGCAAAAGAtgaaccagcagcagcaaaacGCTCAGTCCGTGAATGGTAAGGACAAGGACGATGAaggaaaggaagaagaggaagaagaggaggaggaggacgatgaagaagaggaagagaaggaaaagaaaaagcagaagacaAACATTGTGGATAATGGAGTTTTGACAACAGTGTCCAACTCCGGGGCAG ATGACTCTCCGCCTGTGCTAGAACTTACATGCCCGGTGTCATCGCCGCTGCCGGGAGACGCCCCACTCGAACCTCCTGTCCTGGGCATCGTACCTGGAGGACGAAGGTCACCCGGGCGCTCCTACAAGCGCCAGAGATCATCCCGCAGTGGGAGCAAAAGCCAAGGTGAAGATGAGGCTGAAGTCGGTGAAACACCGTCTTTGCAACCGGAGGCTGTTCACGAGGTCACACCACTGGGGACGCCACCAACTCTGCCTTTGGTCGGAGTCGGTCGCCGTACGTCTGTGCTGTTCAAGAAAGCTAAAAATGGGGCGCGAGTCACAAAGAACAAATCCCCGCCACGACAGAACGGAAAAGCCACAAACGGCTTGGGTAGCAATCCTGCCAGCCCGAATTCACCAGGTGTCACCAACATCACCACCTTACCTCCGACTCCAAACGCCTCCCCTacacctccctctccttcctcgcACCACCTGAGATCCAGAGGCCACAGTTCAGAAAGTGAAGCAGACAAACTCCCTCCACCACCCAGAGAAGGAG GCCTGACAAATGGAAAGCACACCTCCGTTGACCAGGACGATGACCAAAAACTAAA CTGTAGCGTCTCCCCACCCAAACGTAGTCGGGGTAAACCTGCACTGGCTAAAGTCCCTGGCAGTGAGAATGGAGACATCTCTGGGGCTG ATAGCGAGAGGGAGCTCGCACCTCTGGACCTAGTTTGGGCCAAATGCAGAGGATATCCATCATACCCAGCAATG ATTGTTGACCCAGACATGCCCCAGGAAGGGCTTCTTCACAACGGCATCCCCATCCCAGTGCCTCCTGTGGAGGTGCTCAAACTGGGCGAGTGGAGACAAACGGAAGCTGGCGATAAGCTCTTCTTAGTGCTGTTCTTTGACACCAAAAGAACTTG GCAATGGCTCCCTCAAAATAAACTGCTGCCGATGGGGATGGACGACACTGTAGACAAACTGCGCTTGATGGAAGGAAAGAAACCCAGCGTTCGCAAGTCTGTACACACTGCGTACGACCGGGCCATGGTGCATTTAAACCACGTGAGAGGAAATCTCAACTTCACTCCCTCCAATTTTATATGA